The following coding sequences are from one Sphingobacteriales bacterium window:
- a CDS encoding transcriptional regulator → MNDIELINLLEQLLKEPDEQTWLEFKTNVAERGASVTPSGIGEYISALSNGACINNKDFGYLVLGVEDKTHRIVGTNLKPKDFKIGNQDFELWLRTMLYPKISFEIFELLFNNKPIVVFRIPAAKSEPVNFQKKPFIRINSQKTDLRNYPDYVRQIYNSQEDWSAKIVEQASIRDLDEEALIVARKHFKDRNANETFCNDIDNWDTASFLDKAKVTINGKITNTALILLGKPESSHFLLPSFAEITWKLDTNEKAYEHFGPPFLLNTTRVYQRIRNYQYKFFPDNQLLSVMVNKYEARVILEALHNAIAHQDYSRNARIIVTEKSGKVIFQNAGSFFSGSPDEYFFGDKTPDKYRNPWLAKAMVNLGMIDTMGYGIHSMIIEQRKRYFPLPDYSKSNSDNVILEIFGQEIDINYSKLLIENTNLDLRTVILLDRVQKKLPITDEAAAMLRKLNLIEGRKPNYFVSLKVASVTGKKAAYTRNKAFDKAYYVDLILKAISHHKSVSRKDINELLFDKLPDVYSDRQKVVRINNLIAELSRKKIIINLGSDPKPKWVLNEKN, encoded by the coding sequence ATGAATGATATTGAGTTAATCAATTTATTGGAGCAACTTCTGAAAGAACCAGATGAGCAAACCTGGCTGGAATTTAAAACTAATGTAGCTGAAAGGGGCGCCAGTGTTACTCCTTCAGGTATAGGAGAGTATATTTCCGCTTTATCAAATGGTGCCTGTATTAATAATAAGGATTTTGGATACCTCGTTTTAGGTGTGGAAGATAAAACGCACAGGATAGTGGGTACCAATCTGAAACCAAAAGATTTCAAAATTGGGAATCAGGATTTTGAATTGTGGCTTCGAACCATGCTCTATCCTAAGATTAGCTTCGAAATATTTGAATTGCTTTTCAATAATAAACCGATTGTTGTTTTCAGAATTCCTGCTGCTAAATCTGAACCGGTTAATTTTCAAAAAAAACCTTTTATTAGAATCAACAGCCAGAAAACCGATCTTAGAAATTATCCTGATTATGTTCGTCAGATTTATAACTCTCAGGAAGATTGGAGTGCGAAAATTGTTGAGCAGGCATCTATCCGCGACCTGGATGAAGAAGCATTAATAGTTGCAAGAAAGCATTTCAAAGACAGAAATGCAAATGAAACCTTCTGTAATGATATTGATAACTGGGATACTGCCTCTTTTCTTGATAAAGCAAAGGTTACCATTAATGGCAAAATTACCAATACAGCATTAATATTGTTGGGCAAACCCGAATCATCACATTTCCTTTTACCTTCATTTGCTGAAATAACTTGGAAACTGGATACCAATGAAAAAGCGTATGAACATTTTGGGCCGCCTTTTCTTTTGAACACGACCAGGGTCTATCAACGAATCAGAAATTATCAGTATAAATTTTTTCCCGACAACCAGCTTTTATCTGTTATGGTCAATAAATATGAAGCGAGAGTTATTCTGGAAGCCTTGCACAATGCCATTGCCCACCAGGATTATTCCAGAAATGCCAGAATCATTGTAACGGAGAAATCAGGTAAAGTGATTTTTCAAAATGCCGGTTCTTTTTTTTCAGGGTCTCCTGACGAGTATTTTTTCGGGGATAAAACTCCCGATAAATACCGCAATCCCTGGCTTGCCAAAGCGATGGTGAATCTGGGAATGATTGATACAATGGGCTATGGCATTCATTCTATGATCATTGAGCAAAGAAAAAGGTATTTCCCCTTACCTGATTATTCAAAATCCAATTCAGACAACGTAATTTTAGAGATATTCGGTCAGGAAATTGACATCAATTATTCAAAACTTTTGATTGAAAATACAAACCTTGACCTCAGAACTGTGATTTTATTAGACCGTGTTCAAAAGAAATTACCTATTACGGATGAAGCTGCTGCAATGCTTCGTAAACTTAATCTCATTGAAGGAAGAAAACCGAATTATTTCGTTTCTCTCAAAGTAGCTTCTGTTACAGGAAAAAAGGCTGCTTATACCAGAAATAAAGCCTTTGATAAAGCTTATTATGTGGATTTGATTTTAAAAGCAATCAGTCATCATAAATCAGTGTCCAGAAAAGATATCAAT